GTTTGTTCAGGATGCCTCTACTGACTATTCAAGTAAGTTCGTTGGAACATATTGGGCAAGTTGGACATTTATAGCCTCTCCCGCATGTGTGACAGGTTAAGAAAATTGCTCGCAGAAATTATGGTTAACTAGTCAAAAACTCGCTTTGCTTAACCAGGTTTTTTGTATACAACTTGTTCTCTGGAAATTTATCGCCTGAAGGAATGAGCAATAATCCTTGAAATGAAACTCCAGAGATCAGAAAAGTCTAAAAAATATGCAAAGGTTGACTGTTATCCGTTGGCTAGTTCTTGGCTATTCGTGTCTATTTCTGCTTTGCGGTTGTAGTTTCACGAACGGTTCCACTGCTGGTAAAACACTTACTGTTGCAACAGAACCAACGTTTCCGCCTTTCGAGTTTCAATCTGCAACTGGTGAGTTGCAGGGTTTTGACATTGACTTGATGAATGCGATCGCGCAATCTGCTGGATTTAAAGTTAAATATAAAAATATACCTTTTGATGGTATGATTCCAGCGTTGCAGGTGCAAACTGTAGATGCGGCAGTTGCGGCGATGGCAATTACTGCCCAACGAGTCAAGACAATTTCCTTCTCGCGCCCTTACTTCAAATCGGGTGTCGCGATCGCCACCCGCACAGACAATCAAAACATTACCAATTTAGACAGTCTTAAGAACAAGATTATTGGCGTACAAATCGGGACGACTGGCGCACTCAAGGCTAAAAGTCTTCCTGGATCTGAAGTTCGCACTTTTAATGATTCACCCTTAACCCTTCAGGCATTACTCAATGGCAGTGTCGATGCCGTTCTTAATGATCGCGTCGTTATTTTATATGGTATAAAAAGCGGCAACCTTAAGGGACTCAAAGTGGTCGGCAGTCTGCTTACAGAAGAATTCTATGGCATTCCTACACCTAAAGGATCGCCCAACCTAGACCTGATTAACCAAGGTTTGGCAACGGTGCTGAAAAATGGCAGTTATACTAAAATTTACCAAAAGTGGTTTGGTACTCAGCCGCCACAACTACCAGAAAAATCACCCATTGAAAACCAGACTAGCGAAAAAGGCGTATCCCAGCTATTTACCTCACTAAGCATTATCTTGAAGTCACTACCCGTTCTGCTGCGTGGGGCTTTGGTGACACTTGAACTCACAGCACTCTCTGTATTGCTGGGTATGATCGGGGGTTCACTAATTGGGATTGTTCGCCTACAAGCATCTGTTCCTTTGCGCTGGATTGCTAGGGCGTATGTAGATTTTTTCCGGGGGACGCCGTTGCTGGTGCAGATTTTTATGATTTACTTTGGGTTGCCTGCTGTAGCTCAGAATTTTGGTTTCACCTTCAACTTAAATCGTCTGGCGGCAGCAGTGATCGCATTGAGTCTCAATAGCGCTGCCTACATTGCTGAAATTGTCCGCGCAGGCATCCAATCAATTGAGCCGGGGCAAGCAGAAGCCGCCCAATCACTGGGCTTGAGTTCAGTGCAAACGATGCGCTATGTGATCTTTCCTCAAGCCCAAAGGCGGATCTTGCCACCTCTGGGCAATCAGTTCATTAGCCTGCTAAAAGACACCAGTTTAGTCGCTGTCATCGGGTTTGAAGAGTTGTTCCGCAAGGGGCAGCTGATTGTAGCGGAAAACTATCGCTCGTTTGAGATTTACGCCACTGTCGCCCTGGTTTATTTATTCCTAACGCTGCTTTCTTCCCAAGCATTTAGTCGCTGGGAGCGATCGCTTAATCCCGTTAAGAAAAAAAGAAATTAATGCTTCTTGACTGGATAATGCTATTGCCAGCAGAATTAGCCACAATTTCCCTAGCAGTAAAATACTCTTGAAACGTCAGATGTGAAAAGGAATAAATCCCCTTTGCCCGTTCCACCAGTAGCCCATGCTGTCCTTCAATCGACTTCAAAACAGCTTCGCTGTCTAGTTCTAGTTCCTTTGGCTCAGTACGAGCATCGCGTAAGTTGCGAATAAAATCAGCAATGTATGCCTCAACAGTTTTTTGCTTAAAAAAATAGTCCTTCTGCTCAAATGTAGTCAGGGCAATTTGACTCAGCAAGTCTTCCTTGCGGTGTAAAGACAGGTTTTTATAAACCTGATCCCGCTCAATGTTGGGTTTGGCATCCCATTTTTTCAGCAACACATCCAACCCTTCCTTATAAAGTTCTGAACGATTTACCGGAAAATTTCCAGCTTCGCCAAAAACCAAACAAAGAAGAGTCAGCAGCAAGGGATTAGTTGCTAGTTCTTGAATTGGTTTATTCTCCTTGAGTTTCTGAATCAAGCTTTTACCTTTGACTTGATCACTCAACCGAAACCAGTTTTGAGCAAAGGTAGCGATTTGTTCCTCATCAAAATCTGCTACTTCCACTTCGGTGAACCGTTCAAAAGTATATTCTTTGGAAGCAATACGACAGGTGATGACAAACTGATTGGTGTGAAACTGATCGGAAATCTCTAAAATTTGCTTTAATACTCGCTTTGTATCTTCTTCCCGGACTTCATCCAAGCCATCTAGCAATATCAATGCTTTACCTTGTCTCAAAAGTTTCTCTGTTTTCAGGTTGGTGTCACTCACCCCGCAAACCGACAACTGTTGAGCAATATATTCCAGAACATCTGGCTGTTTGGATGCTTCTGCAAAATCCTTGAGGGTGATAAACAACGGAACTCGATTTGCCTGAAACTGTCCCTGAATGCACTGCATCGCCAAATACTTCAAAAACGTGGTTTTTCCTGCCCCTGGTTTCCCCAACACCATTAGTTTGCTGTAACGTTGTACCGCTTCCAGTCCTGGTACTCGCTTCTCAGTCACGGGATTGAGTCCAAAACGGTCAAAGTTTTCCACGTCACAATTTTGCAGCAGTTCTGCAATTTCTTGTCGCCTGCGTCCCGTGATTTTCTCCAAAATGTTGACGCTGGTGTAAATACCCCGTTCTCCAGTCAACTTGATAGGTTGAGTCATGTCCAGCACGCGCATGGTTCCACAGCGTTCTTTGACGTTGGGTTTTACTTGTTTGCGGATTTGTTGAACTAGGGTATCAATATCATTATCATTGTCTGAAACATCAGTAGCTAAGCGACCAGAGGGTTGCTGCTGCGCGTATCTTTTGCTCAAGTACTCCCGCAGGCGGTTTTCTTTAATAGGACCACTACCACTAATGCTAAACTTCTTGTATATTCCTGTTAAGCAGCTACCGAGATTGCTATCGGAGATGTTAAGCGCTTGAGTGACTTGGACTCGACTTTTACCACGAGCAAATATTTCCAGAAAAACTTCCTTTTCTCGTTGCGACAGTTCACTATATTGCTCCAATTGTGTCAGGAAGCCTTCTGGTAACGACATATACCTTGCCTGAAATCACTTAAAGTTCAGTTTAGCCAAAGTTTTCTGAAAATTTTTTTGCAAATCAAGCAAGTAGGGTGGGCAGTGCTCTGTGAACCCTTTAGAAACAAGACCTCAGTGGTGGCACTGCCCACCCTACACAGGATGTAACATGCTAAGTAGCATCTGGAAATTTCTTGCAAATCAGGATATATCCGGACAAGTCAACCTAAGTCACCGCAAGTCAAGTAAATAACTACGAATGAAAATTGCGACAGTGAACTCAGTCAAGCAACTGAGGCTACCGCAATGCTGGAAATAATTATTAACAAATCTGTTGAAATTCTTTTTGGTCTGTTACTAGAAAAGTTTGGGGAATGGCTGCTAAATGAGCGCAACCTCAAACTCCTTAACCACTTGCTGAAAAAGCAGATTCTCTTACTCTACCTGCATTGGCTTTTACTCAAAACACCGCAAGAATCTTTACCTAAGCAACCACAACAACATGATATCTAAATAAGTGAGTAGTATTGGTAAAGGGGAAAATAGCAAAGGCTGAAGTTATTTTTCTTTCTTGTGGAATGAGCGTTTCTTCTGTGCTGTATGTCTAAATCTTCTAAGTCTGACAAGATTTTGGTTGTAGATGATTCTGCTGACAATGTATTTTTGGTGAAAACCATTTTGCAGGAAGAAGGCTACACGGTTAGCACGGCTGTGAATGGTGCTTCAGCATTGGCACAACTTGAAATATCGACTTGTGATTTAGTGTTGCTGGATCTTATGATGCCGGGAATGGATGGTTATGAAGTCACTAAGCGTATTCGGCAAAATATGACATTGCCATTTATCCCAATTTTGCTGATTACCGCACATGACTCACCTAATGTTGCTCATGGACTAGATTTGGGTGCAGATGATTTTATCCGCAAGCCTGTGACTGTGGATGAATTATTGGCACGGGTGCGATCGCTCCTTCGTCTCAAACACAGTATAGATGAACGCGATGAAATTGCCCGTCTACGTCAAGATTTGGCCTCTCGCCTCACCCACGACTTACGCACACCCTTGGTAGCAGCAGATCGAATGCTGTTGCTGTTTGCTGAGGGCGCTTTGGGACAACTGTCACCGCAAATGCACGAAGTGATAGAGATCATGGCTCGCAGTAACAGCAATTTGCTCGCTATGGTAAACACCTTACTGGAAGTTTATCGTTTTGAAGCAGGTCGCAAAACTCTGGCGTTTCAACAAGTGAATCTCAGCCAGTTACTACAAGAAGTTTCACAAGAATTGAGTTCTTTAGCCAATCAAAAGCACCTTGCAGTCAATTTAGATTTTGGTGAGGACTCAGGGACTAGTATGGTGATGGGCGATCGCCTAGAACTCCACAGACTATTCACCAACCTAATAGGTAACGCTATCAAATTTACTGACACCGGCGAAATAACCATCCGTATCACTCCAGCGACTCCTTCAGATAATGGCATAACAGTTGAAATCGCAGATACAGGTAGAGGTATTTCTTCTGAAGAACAACTCACTTTATTTGAACGATTTCGCCAAGGAAGTCATAATCATTCTGGTAGTGGCTTAGGACTGTACCTTTCTCGCCGAATTGTCGAAGCACATCAAGGCACGATTCTCGTGAATTCAGAAGTCGGCAAAGGGAGTGTATTCACGGTACGTTTGCCCATTAAACAATAATCATAGAAAGTATGAGTTATTTTAACCTTTATCCCCTCTCCTTTATAAGGAGAGGGGTGCCCGATAGCGTAGCGTGCCGTTAGGCATAGGGCGGGGTGAGGTGAGACGTATGAATGCAACGCGCGTATCAAGAATTTAGTCTTACTTTAAAATAGAAAAAGCTTATGACTTGGAACCGCTGAACGATTTATTCAACTTAGCTAACGAGCACAAAAACAATGATTTCTCAAGAAGTGTCAATTGCCGATATCATCAACAAACAACGTGCCTATTTCAATACTGGTAAGACAAAAGACATTAATTTTCGACTTGAACAACTAAAAACTTTAAAACAAGCAGTCACTCAGCAAAAAGACGCAATTATCAATGCACTAAAAGCAGACTTAAACAAACCAGAATTTGAGAGTTATGCAACAGAAATTGGAGTCATCCAAGAAATTAGCTATGCTATCAAGCATATCAAAACTTGGGCTAAACCTCAGAAAGCACCAGTTTCTCCACAATTTTTTCCTGCATCCGCACGCATTTATCCAGAACCGCTAGGAGTGGTTTTAATTATTAGTCCTTGGAACTATCCATTTTCTTTAATCATCTCACCATTAGTTGGCGCTATTGCAGCAGGAAATTGTGCAATTCTTAAACCTTCAGAACTCACACCAAACACGTCTCGTCTTCTCAATGAGATGATCAAACAATATTTCGATCCAGCTTATATTACAGTGGTCGAAGGAGGTGTGCAAACAAGTCAACAACTACTAGCAGAAAAATTTGACCATATCTTTTTCACTGGTGGTACAGCTGTCGGGAAAATAGTTATGGAAGCAGCCGCTAAAAACCTGACACCTGTCACCTTAGAATTGGGTGGAAAGAGTCCTTGTATCGTAGGTTCTGACATTAATATTGAACACACTGCAAGACGCATTACTTGGGGCAAGTTTCTCAACTGCGGACAAACTTGTATTGCACCAGACTATCTTTTAGTGAATAAAAGCATCAAAGAAAATTTCTTAAATGAACTTCAGAAATGCTTGCAAGAATTTTATGGAGACAATCCTGCAAGGAGTTCTGATTATGGAAGGATTGTCAGTAAAAAACATTTTGAGAGATTGGCTCATTTCCTGAAAGAGGGCAAAGTTCGCATTGGCGGAGAAACCAACCCTTCAGAACTTTATATTGCCCCAACAGTGCTTGAGGATGTCTCCTTAACAGACTCCGTCATGGAAGAAGAAATTTTTGGCCCGATTCTTCCAGTGATAGAATACACGGACATAACAGAAGCGATTGACTTAATTAATTCTAAATCAAAACCCTTGGCTTTATATTTATTTTCTAATAACAAAAATCTGCAACAACAAGTCTTGCAGCAAACCTCATCCGGTGGAGTTTGTATTAACGACACAGTCATACAGGTTGCAGTTTCATCTTTACCATTTGGCGGTGTAGGTGATAGTGGAATTGGCAAGTACCACGGGAAATCTAGTTTTGACACCTTTTCCCATTACAAAAGTGTCTTGCACAATCCCTTCTGGCTGGATTTAAAATGGCGATATGCTCCCTACAAAGACAAGTTATCTACACTGAAGCGACTTATTGGTTAGCTATTTTTGCTGTTAAAGTAGGATTGTATTTTAACGTCCAGCGATGGGCGTTTCTTTGTAAGAGAACAAGTACTTCATAATGAGTAATAACTACATCACACAGCAAAAACAAATTATCCGACAGGTAAAAGATAGTATTCACCAACGGCAAAGTAAATTGAGCATTGTTGAGATGCGAAATGATTATGAGAACGATGATGCAATTTGTCTGGCATCATTAACTTTTCCGTCAAAAGACATTGCCCAAACAATATCAAAAGAAATCATTACTCCGTTACAAAGCTTAGATTCTCGGCATTTCTATTATTCAAGTGAAGAATTACTGCATATAACTATTAAAAATGTCCGAACTGTACACAATCCTCCGCTTTTTAAAAACGAAGATGTCGTGAAAGTTCATGAATTATTTACTCAAATCGTTCCAAATTTCCAATCTTTCACTTTTCGTTTGGAGGGTTTAATTTTATTTCCAACGAGTGTTTCTTTAACAGGGTATTGCAATGAGACGCTAAAAAAGTTAGTTCAAGCGTTAGATGTGGGCTTAAGAGAAATAGGTGTACCAGATAATAAAAAATATATCTCTGATACAGTTTTTTTTGGAAATATGACCTTATGTAGATTTACAGATGAGCCTAGCGCATCATTTCAAAATAAAGTCAAAGAACTGCAAAATCTTTATATTGGAGAAATGCGGGTGACTGAAATTAGCCTCGTCATATGCAACGCCGTTTGTCATCCCAAAACAAAAAAAGTTATAGGTACTTATAAGTTAAGTCAGTAAGCTGGGTAATATTTGCCCACGATCAGTGATAAAATTACCCAAAATTCTAGGAAAACCTCACCCTGTCCTTACGGACATCCCTCACGCCAGGTGCTACAACGGGGCGGCACGTTATGTTCCTCCGCTTCCCCCCAAAAGCTGCGAAGTCGAGCCAGCGCGCTTAACCCGACGCCAGATACCTCTGTCGGGAAACCCTCATCAAGTACTGGCTCCGCAAGGCACAACTCTTGGCAGCACTGGCTCCGCAACGCACTGGCTCTCCAAAGCTCGGAGAGGGAAAGAGTTTTGCATAGCAAAAAGCAAGGGTCAGGTTTTGAGCGATCCGATGTGTACACGGTAGCCCCTACTAACCTTTTAATTGCTGTAGCGTTCTTCAGCCCAAGGTTCACCACGTCGGTGATAGCCATTGCGTTCCCAAAAACCCAACTCTTCGCGTTCCAAGAACTCTAAACCATTAATCCACTTGGCACTTTTCCAAGCGTAGAGGTGAGGAACAACGAGTCTTAATGGACCCCCATGTTCTGCTGGTAAGGGTTCTCCAAAGACTTGAAAGGCAAAGAAGTTTTCTTCCAGCACAAAGTCTTTCATTGAGATATTAGTTGTGTAGCCACCGTAGCAGTGTTCCATAACATAATCTGCTTTGGCGTCTACCTCAATGAGTTTCATAAAATCTGTAACCTTGATACCAGTCCACTTGACATCAAGTTTTGACCAGCGCGTCACACAATGGAAATCCGCTGTAAATTCATGCTGTGGAAGCGCCAGAAAATCTGACCAGGTAAAGGTTACAGGTTTTGCCAAACCCCATACCCGAAACTCCCATTCGTCTGTGCTAACTTGAGGAGTCGCACCGTAGGTTAATACAGGAAATCCCTTGGTCAAGTGCTGACCGGGAGGAACCCGTTCTCCATCTTGTTCTGTAGGCTTCCGAAAAAACTTTCCCACCATAGTTGCAGAAAAATAACTTTTCTGAAAATACTTTAATTTTTATATGAAAATTAAGAATCAGTCATAGGTAATGGGTAATGGTAGGCGGTTAGTGGTTAGTGAGATAATAACTAACAACTAACATCCGACAAGTAACCAGTTACCAATTACCGAATAGTCCTCTTATGATTCCTCTTCTTCCTCTTCTTCAGCATTTGGATACACAAAAGTAGAACGTCCAGTCAAAATAGACTTGCCCAGAGAAAGAGCTTTTTGAGCTTCAACTACGGCTTTGTGCCTCCATGTTGCTCGACGTTTGTCTCGTTTGGACTTCGATGTTTTCTTCTTAGGAACTGCCATAGTAACGGGTACTCTAAATGTAGACAACCTTTTTATTCTAAGGCATACAAACAAATGTAGTGAGTGTTGACTAGAAATCGCTATGTTGTGATTTGCGTCGGTTTTTCTGTTTGAAGCAACCTAATACTGCAACTCCTGAACTTTCACTCTTGTCTTAGATTTTGAGCAGACGGCAGATCCTATAACGCTCGAATCAGAATCACGTAGACTATTAGACAAGGTTAGTAGACATAGGTTAGCCTTGTTCCTTACAAAGTCAATCACTTTCCTAAGCAATTAAACAACGAGTAAGAAAAATCGCGATGGCAAATAACTGGGCAATCGCAATTGGTATCAATCAATATCAGTTCTTTCAGCCTTTAGACTGCGCTCAAGCTGATGCTGAAGCAGTCAAAGATTTTTTGGTGACGAATGGTGGTTTTTTACCGCAACAGTGTCTGGTAATAACAGAGACTTCGCCACCGTTTGAAGATAGATCTACCTATCCCACTAAAGAAAATATTTTACTACTGCTTGAAGATTTTGCTGCTACTTCCTGGCAGCCCCAAGACCGATTATGGTTTTTCTTCAGTGGTTATGGCGTCAATTATAAAGGACAAGATTATTTAATGCCCGTGTTCGGCGATCCCAATCGCGTTGAACAGACGGGTATAGAAGTGCGATCGCTCATGCAGAGTCTGCAAGTAGCGAATCTCGATGTATTGTTATTGCTTGATATCAACCGTGCTTTCGGAACTTACACAGATGCTTACGTTGGAAAAGAAACAATAGAACTAGCTAAAGAACTACAAATTTCCACTATTCTTTCTTGTCAACCAGAGCAATTTTCTCACGAAAGTCGCGAACTAGGGCATGGATTCTTTACAGCCGCCCTGTTAGAAGCTTTACGTTACGGTAATGGCAATCATTTGACGCATTTAGAAAAATACTTGAGTGTTCGCACACCGGAACTGTGTCAACATTACTGGCGTCCCACACAAAATCCTGTCATTATTTTAGTACCGAAGCGACAGGCGCAAGTTATTTCTCCACCATTGGAGGATAAACGTGAAGCGAAAGTTAAGGAAGTCGCAAAGGAAGTCGCAGAAGTTGCAGGAAAAAATACTCCCTCATCTTCCTCATCTCCCTCATCTGTGTCATCTCCTCATCCTCAAAAAAAGTCGTCAAACAACCATTTTTTGCCGCTGGTTCTACTGTGGAGCATAGCTACAATGCTTGTTCTATGCTTAATTGCGGTTTTTTTGTTGCGCGATCGCGTAGGAGTCAAGTTAGGGCAAATAGTACCACCATCTTTCAAAAGTGCGACTAATACCAGAAAGATTGTTGATCCACCACAACCCGAAACCTCACCATCACCAACCATACTCACCCAACCAGAAACCCAATTAATCCCCGAAGTCACTTCTAGTTCACAAGTCACTCCCATTCGTGACGAATCCAAACAATCTAAGCAAGCGCTATTGGAACTAGAGAAAATGTCTCTGAGTCAAACTCAAGCGAGTGATTTGAGACAAGCAATTGATACGGCTGGTAAAATTCCGCCTGATGATCCTAAGTATGAAAAAGCTCAGGAAAACATCAAGATTTGGAGCCGCATGATTTTAGATTTAGCACAAACTCGTGTTAAGCAAAAACAGTATGCAAATGCTATTTCCGCTGCACAGTTAGTTCCCAAAGACCAAGCTGTATACTCAAAAGCACAAACGTCTATTAAGCAGTGGCGATTACAAGCAAAGCAGTATGTGACTAATACAACCCTTGTTGATGCTGCTGTTGGCTTAATTCGCGATGGACAGGCTTCTACCTACAATCGCGCTATAGAAGTTGCTAAAAAAGTTCCACGAGATGAACCAGGTTTTGATGTTGCTCAAAAATCTATCAACTCATGGAGTGAAAATATTTTGCGTCTTGCCAAACAACGAGCAAACCGAAAAGAATTCAAAGCTGCGATTGAAACCGCTACTTTAGTTCCAGAGGAAACAGCTGCATACAAACAAGCGCAGAATGCAATTGCACAATGGCAAAAAAACAGTCAATAGTTACTAGTTTTTGGTCATGATAGAGACGTTGCGTGCAACGTCTCTACACGTGTGAAATCTCCGAAAACAATCCTTAACTAAACGGTACTGATTTATTAGCAGTACTGTGTGACATCTTCGCCGCATTCATCAGCTAGATAGCATAGCGCTCGAAAACGTAAGCCAACCAACTCTTCATAGACAGGGTTAAGCTTGCACATTGGCGGAATATGAAACAGGGTTTTCCCAAATAATTTCACATCGCGCTCAAAAGGACACTGGGAAGGAATGAACTTGCACAAGCGATGAGCTAGTTGGCGATCGCGAACTGGAACATTGTCTAACCATCGCCGTATGGATTGGAGAATACCAAATTCAGGCTTAGGCGAAGGACGATGCATCTCGGCTGCTGGGGCGTCTTGTTGTGCTTGATTTAGCGGCACCCAGCTTGCCAAAAAGATTTTTTTTGTGGTATTATGATATACCTTCATGGTTCACTCCTCTATTTCGACTGAGGCTCTTGAACTACCCGATGAACATTTACAACTTTGCCACGACTTGTTCCGGAAGAACCTTGTCCTGACTGAGATACAATCTGATGATTTGTCTGATCTGATGATTGAGTAGCTACTGGCATCAGAGCCTGTTCTATATTACGTCAAGTTAAGCGCAATTTCCTTTTGATCACAGGTGCAATAGAGATATCTTCTTTTTCACTTGACGTAATTAAATTTTTAGTAAAGAAATCTACCTTTGGGTAGATAAAGGTGTAACGTTTACTAAAACTTTCTCACAAAATAAAATACATTTGACGTCACTGTTGATTGCGTAAGTAGAAATACTACAATTTTGCATTCAGGTAGTCATTAGCTAAAAGCAAAACTGTGTAAATTCGACGCTGGTAGTGACTTTTAAATATTACAACCTTCCCCAAAAAAATACTTATAGATAAGAGAGGCTAAGTAGGAGAGAAAAAGAATACAAGGAAGAAAATTAATTAAAAATCAAGAATTTCGATTTTTTAAAACCCATTTTTCCGCGATTTTACCCACATTTTCACCCTTAGTTGGAAAGTGGTAATATGACATTGGAATATGAGTAATTTTGCTGATAGCTATAGAGCTGCTGATAACAGCATCATAAATTTGTGATTCTCCTTCGACAACTTGCAATCTATGGCGTATTAGGGCTAACTTACCTGGGATTAGCACTGGGCTATCTTCCAGGTCTACGGATGAACCGTGCGACAATTGCTCTGGTAGGTTCTGCATTTCTCATTGGTTTGGGTGCTCTCAATTTGCAAGAAGCATGGGATGCCATTGATGCCACTACCATCGTGTTTTTGTTAAGCATGATGGTTGTCAATGCTAATCTATCCTTTGCTGGTTTTTTTCAGCGGGCACTAGCAGTGCTGTTGAGTTTCACCCGCAGTCCTTTTGGTTTGTTAATCGCCTTAACTTGTGTGAGTGGTGTCCTCTCCGCCTTTTTTCTCAATGACACCTTGGCACTGATTTTGACACCATTGACTTTGAGTCTGACACAAGCGCTGAACTTGAATCCAATTCCCTATCTACTTGCACTCGCAGGAGCAACTAACATTGGTTCAGTAGCCACTTTGAGCGGTAATCCCCAAAACATTCTTATTGGCTCTTTCTCTGGTATTCACTACATAGATTTTCTGCGGGCATTAGCTCCCGTCGCTTTGATAGGGTTGGTAATTGAGATAGGATTATTGTGGCTACTTTACCCTGAGGTGCGCTCAACTCAACCCAGCGAGCAATTACTCCTTAAGAAGGGACGCATTTTCAAACCTCTTTATCAAAAAACCATTATCATCACCACTGGGTTGCTTATCGCCTTTGCTGTGGGTTTACCTTTAGCAGTATCTGCTTTGGTAGCTGCTAGCCTTTTGCTCATCACTCGAAGGATTAAACCACAGCGAATTCTCAAAGAGGTGGACTGGAATTTGCTAATGATGTTTTCTGGACTGTTCATCCTAACAAAAGTGACACAAAAGTTGAACTTGTTGCAGCCATTTACTTATGTAGTTAACTCTGGTGTTGGTCTTTTAAGCGTAACAGCTGTTTTATCTAATCTAATTTCTAACGTTCCTGCTGTACTCCTGCTGCAACCCTTAATTCCTAAAGATAATACCCAGTCTTGGCTATTACTTGCAGCTAGTTCAACCCTAGCTGGAAATTTAACTTTGTTTGGTTCAGTCGCTAACTTAATCCTCGCAGAAGCAGCTGGTGAGTTGGGGTACAAGTTAACTTTTTGGGAACATCTGCGCTTTGGGGTACCGCTGACAGTGTTAACTTTACTTCTAGTGTATGTGTTGATTCATTGAATATCTTTGATGACGCTTCCACTGAAATTTACCGCTCAATTTTATTGATTTCAGCAGCTTTACCATCGCCTAAATCAGCTTGTTCAAATTGAGTAGTTTTAGGCAAGGCTATCTGAACATCTGATTTGGCATCAATTTCAACTTGAGCATTTTGGAATATCCCATCCAAAAGATGTCCGCTATCCAGAAAGAATGCTTGAATTTCAACCAATAGGAATACACCATACAATGAAAACTGGTGCAGTTTGATCATAAATTAGGGTGGATAGCAACGCTATTCCACCCTTGTGCAGTTTCATTTTTGGTTAGTTAACCAACAAACTTAAAACTCTACACTCTATAACTTTAC
This portion of the Brasilonema sennae CENA114 genome encodes:
- a CDS encoding ABC transporter permease subunit (The N-terminal region of this protein, as described by TIGR01726, is a three transmembrane segment that identifies a subfamily of ABC transporter permease subunits, which specificities that include histidine, arginine, glutamine, glutamate, L-cystine (sic), the opines (in Agrobacterium) octopine and nopaline, etc.) produces the protein MQRLTVIRWLVLGYSCLFLLCGCSFTNGSTAGKTLTVATEPTFPPFEFQSATGELQGFDIDLMNAIAQSAGFKVKYKNIPFDGMIPALQVQTVDAAVAAMAITAQRVKTISFSRPYFKSGVAIATRTDNQNITNLDSLKNKIIGVQIGTTGALKAKSLPGSEVRTFNDSPLTLQALLNGSVDAVLNDRVVILYGIKSGNLKGLKVVGSLLTEEFYGIPTPKGSPNLDLINQGLATVLKNGSYTKIYQKWFGTQPPQLPEKSPIENQTSEKGVSQLFTSLSIILKSLPVLLRGALVTLELTALSVLLGMIGGSLIGIVRLQASVPLRWIARAYVDFFRGTPLLVQIFMIYFGLPAVAQNFGFTFNLNRLAAAVIALSLNSAAYIAEIVRAGIQSIEPGQAEAAQSLGLSSVQTMRYVIFPQAQRRILPPLGNQFISLLKDTSLVAVIGFEELFRKGQLIVAENYRSFEIYATVALVYLFLTLLSSQAFSRWERSLNPVKKKRN
- a CDS encoding NACHT domain-containing protein; protein product: MSLPEGFLTQLEQYSELSQREKEVFLEIFARGKSRVQVTQALNISDSNLGSCLTGIYKKFSISGSGPIKENRLREYLSKRYAQQQPSGRLATDVSDNDNDIDTLVQQIRKQVKPNVKERCGTMRVLDMTQPIKLTGERGIYTSVNILEKITGRRRQEIAELLQNCDVENFDRFGLNPVTEKRVPGLEAVQRYSKLMVLGKPGAGKTTFLKYLAMQCIQGQFQANRVPLFITLKDFAEASKQPDVLEYIAQQLSVCGVSDTNLKTEKLLRQGKALILLDGLDEVREEDTKRVLKQILEISDQFHTNQFVITCRIASKEYTFERFTEVEVADFDEEQIATFAQNWFRLSDQVKGKSLIQKLKENKPIQELATNPLLLTLLCLVFGEAGNFPVNRSELYKEGLDVLLKKWDAKPNIERDQVYKNLSLHRKEDLLSQIALTTFEQKDYFFKQKTVEAYIADFIRNLRDARTEPKELELDSEAVLKSIEGQHGLLVERAKGIYSFSHLTFQEYFTAREIVANSAGNSIIQSRSINFFFS
- a CDS encoding hybrid sensor histidine kinase/response regulator, whose product is MSKSSKSDKILVVDDSADNVFLVKTILQEEGYTVSTAVNGASALAQLEISTCDLVLLDLMMPGMDGYEVTKRIRQNMTLPFIPILLITAHDSPNVAHGLDLGADDFIRKPVTVDELLARVRSLLRLKHSIDERDEIARLRQDLASRLTHDLRTPLVAADRMLLLFAEGALGQLSPQMHEVIEIMARSNSNLLAMVNTLLEVYRFEAGRKTLAFQQVNLSQLLQEVSQELSSLANQKHLAVNLDFGEDSGTSMVMGDRLELHRLFTNLIGNAIKFTDTGEITIRITPATPSDNGITVEIADTGRGISSEEQLTLFERFRQGSHNHSGSGLGLYLSRRIVEAHQGTILVNSEVGKGSVFTVRLPIKQ
- a CDS encoding aldehyde dehydrogenase; translated protein: MISQEVSIADIINKQRAYFNTGKTKDINFRLEQLKTLKQAVTQQKDAIINALKADLNKPEFESYATEIGVIQEISYAIKHIKTWAKPQKAPVSPQFFPASARIYPEPLGVVLIISPWNYPFSLIISPLVGAIAAGNCAILKPSELTPNTSRLLNEMIKQYFDPAYITVVEGGVQTSQQLLAEKFDHIFFTGGTAVGKIVMEAAAKNLTPVTLELGGKSPCIVGSDINIEHTARRITWGKFLNCGQTCIAPDYLLVNKSIKENFLNELQKCLQEFYGDNPARSSDYGRIVSKKHFERLAHFLKEGKVRIGGETNPSELYIAPTVLEDVSLTDSVMEEEIFGPILPVIEYTDITEAIDLINSKSKPLALYLFSNNKNLQQQVLQQTSSGGVCINDTVIQVAVSSLPFGGVGDSGIGKYHGKSSFDTFSHYKSVLHNPFWLDLKWRYAPYKDKLSTLKRLIG
- a CDS encoding 2'-5' RNA ligase family protein, with the translated sequence MSNNYITQQKQIIRQVKDSIHQRQSKLSIVEMRNDYENDDAICLASLTFPSKDIAQTISKEIITPLQSLDSRHFYYSSEELLHITIKNVRTVHNPPLFKNEDVVKVHELFTQIVPNFQSFTFRLEGLILFPTSVSLTGYCNETLKKLVQALDVGLREIGVPDNKKYISDTVFFGNMTLCRFTDEPSASFQNKVKELQNLYIGEMRVTEISLVICNAVCHPKTKKVIGTYKLSQ